CATCATGGAATCAGCCAGATTTTTCATCACAGGCACGTATTTTAGGTTTAAAATTTCTATGGAATCAATCAATCAATCCAAAAAATATTCATTCAGCAAAAATATTCTTTATTACTTTCCGCGGAGCTCAGCCTGAATTTCTTCAGCAATCTCGCAGGCAGCCTCTTTTGGAGATTCCGCCTTGTAAATGCTTCTTCCTACAATCACCCAGTCTGCCCCTGCAGAGATAACGTCAGAGGCTTTTCCTCCCTGGACACCCACACCCGGAGAGATAATGGTAAGCCTGTCTCCGATAATTTTTCTTATCTCTTTTACCCTTTCCGGACGTGTGGCTGGAGCAACAAGCCCGAAAGCTCCGGCTTCAACTGCCATTTTTGCAATCGCTTCTGCTGCTGACTGCAGGAACTCGGCTCCTCCCGGGTGGCTCATTTCGCTTACAACAAAAACATCTTTTCCGTATTTGGAAGCAACTTCAATGCAGGCATCAAGGCTGTCCCTGCCAGTAAAGCCCTGCACAATGACCGCATCGGCTCCGGCTTTAAAGACCTGTTCGCAGATAAGACGGTTGGTGTTAGGGATATCTGCAACCTTGAAGTCAGCTATGACCGGGGCAAATCTGGCAAGCTCTCTAATAATATCAAGCCCGGTGGCAAGAATTAGAGGGTATCCCACTTTTATTGCATCCACAAATTCCCGGACATTTTCTGCAATCTTCAGCGCTTCTTCCCTCTCAGTCACATCAAGGGCAAGGATCATACATGTATTTCGTTCCATAAGCTCACCTCTTTGAAAGGCGCGTCCTCACAGCAGAGACTATAAGCGGGAGAGTAATTGTTGAATCTGCATATACGGTAACTGATTTTGCATCTTCCCCGACCTTCCCCCAGGACTGGGCTTCGTCAAGAGTTGCCCCGCTCAAGCCTCCTGTTTCCGGGCGGTCCATTGTCAGCTGGATTGCATAATCAAAGGACCTGGGAGTTACAAGCATGGACTGCAGGATATAGTTCTTGGGAACTCCTCCTCCCAGCAGCATCGTCCCCGCGCTTTCAGCCCCATAGCAGATATCCATGAATTCATGCATGTCCGCAAAAGCATCCACATGAAGAGGGTTTCCTTCTTTGTACAGCCAGGCCTGAAGCCCTATTACGGAGTCCTGAAGGGCGGGACAGTACACCGGAACTCCCATTTCGGCAGCTGTTTTCAGGATAGAAGAGTCATCGTCCAGATTTTTTCCTATTTCGGTAAGGACCTGCCTGATAGAGAGGTTTTCCTGCGGAAGCCCGGAATAAACGCCCTGAAGGAACTCTTCAAGATCAGTAAAATGCTGGTCAGGGAGATAAACATCATAGATCCTGTCAATACATTCATGCCTGAGCTGAATATCGTTTGCGCAGTCCGAACCTTTATAATGGTGAAGTCCGAGGGCTTCGACGGTATCGTGAACCATATTGGCGCCTGTTGTAACAAGCACGTCTATATATCCGTCCCGGATCAGGTCTGCGATGATATTCCTCATGCCAGCAGGTGTCATTGCTCCTGCAAGCCCGAAAAATTTCGTAGTTTTCCCGGAAGCCAGCATTTCATAATAAATGTCCACAGCTTCAGCCAGCCTGCCTGCTCCAAAGGCACAGCCGGTGTACTCTTTTACAAGTTCGTCTACAGTCATATTCGGGACTATTTTTGCCCCTTTGACCGGAGTACTGAGATTTTTAGCAGAAGCTCCAAAATCCATTTTTGTTCCTCAGAAATTACAAGATTATTAAATGTAATCGTGTTAAACTGTAATGAATAAAATGTGCAGGATATAAGCATACATTGCAGCCTGTCACGGATAAATAAACAGGTAGCATGTTAACCAGCCTGAAGTATTCGTACAAGGTAACTATATGCTGCTTTAAGTGAACACCTCAGTATAGATAAACTTTCTCTTCAAGAACAGCCGGGAAACCTGTTTTAAAAACGTGGAGAAAAGCGGACGGTATAAACAGAATAACATATTGGAGATGTCTTTATAGATATAATAGAATAAGAATCAGGGTAGAAAATGCAGGATGAGATAATAAGGTATGAAAGTGCCGGCATAAGCTTCGGAAGAAAAAAAGTTCTTTCCGATTTTTCTCTTTGCATTCGCAGAGGAAAAAAGGTCCTTATGAAAGGGAAATCAGGAACCGGCAAATCAACCCTGATAAAAATACTTATGGGATTTGAGAAACTGTCCGAAGGCTCGGTTTATTACCGAGGTAAGCCCCTGAGCCCTCAAGTAGCCTGGCAGGTCAGAAAAGAGGTAGCCTATGTCTCCCAGGACACGGACCTCGGGGAGGGACCTGTAAAAACCCTGCTTGAAGAAGTTAATTCTTACAGGCCCAACCGGGAAAAGATGAAACCTGAAAAACTGCATATGTTTATGAATGAGCTCGAGCTGGAAAAAGATATACTCGACAAAAACTTTGAGAACCTTTCAGGGGGAGAAAAGCAGAGGATAGGGATTTTAATAGCTCTGCTGCTTGAAAGAGATATTTTTCTTCTGGATGAAGCAACCTCGGCTCTTGACTCCGGGCTTAAGAAAAAAGTTGCCGACAGCTTCCTTAAACAAGCGGGCTGGACGCTTTTCATAGTATCTCATGACCGGGAATGGGAAAGTAAGGAGGTAGAAATTGTGGAAATAGGGAAAAACGGAACTGATCATACTAATAGCTGAAATAGAACCAGTTCAGAGAACCAGTTTAGAAAATGCAGTTTCTCTCGTGAATGCACGCAGTTTGAGCCTTAAAAAGAAAAGTAATGATAGAACAGGAAAGATAACAAAAATAGAGTCAATAGAGTCAGGAAAAAATGAAAAGAGGAATTTTCAAATGGCAAGCCCCGATATATCGATAACTTCCCTGCTGCTCTGCTTTCTGCTGCTTATAATTCCTCTGGCTATCAGTTACAGAATAAAGCTTCGTATTTCCCGGGCAACAATAGATGCGGTTTCCCGCATGACAGTCCAGCTCGTTATGGCAGGAGTGTTTTTGACCTATGTCTTTGACCTGAACAACGGAGCTCTGAACATGGCGTGGGTTCTGGGAATGGTTGTAATTGCCAGTTACACGACTATAAAAAATGTAGAGCTTAAAATGGAAAAACTACTTCTGCCTGTTGTTCTTTCCTTTATGGCAGCAAATATAAGTGTGCTGCTCTACTTCAACGAATTCGTGCTTGACCTTGGAAACCTCCTGGAAGCCCGCTACCTGATCCCTGTAGGAGGCATGATTCTCGGCAATTCGCTGAGGGGCAATATTGTTGGTATGGGAGAATTTTACGAGGATATACGCAGAAACGAAAACAGATACCTTTACAACCTTTCTCTCGGGGCGAGCAGGTACGAAGCCCTTACACCTTATATTCGAAAATGCCTTCGCTCCGCTCTCAAGCCTACCCTTGCCAACATTGCAAC
This window of the Methanosarcina mazei S-6 genome carries:
- the pyrF gene encoding orotidine-5'-phosphate decarboxylase, with the translated sequence MERNTCMILALDVTEREEALKIAENVREFVDAIKVGYPLILATGLDIIRELARFAPVIADFKVADIPNTNRLICEQVFKAGADAVIVQGFTGRDSLDACIEVASKYGKDVFVVSEMSHPGGAEFLQSAAEAIAKMAVEAGAFGLVAPATRPERVKEIRKIIGDRLTIISPGVGVQGGKASDVISAGADWVIVGRSIYKAESPKEAACEIAEEIQAELRGK
- a CDS encoding deoxyhypusine synthase, whose protein sequence is MDFGASAKNLSTPVKGAKIVPNMTVDELVKEYTGCAFGAGRLAEAVDIYYEMLASGKTTKFFGLAGAMTPAGMRNIIADLIRDGYIDVLVTTGANMVHDTVEALGLHHYKGSDCANDIQLRHECIDRIYDVYLPDQHFTDLEEFLQGVYSGLPQENLSIRQVLTEIGKNLDDDSSILKTAAEMGVPVYCPALQDSVIGLQAWLYKEGNPLHVDAFADMHEFMDICYGAESAGTMLLGGGVPKNYILQSMLVTPRSFDYAIQLTMDRPETGGLSGATLDEAQSWGKVGEDAKSVTVYADSTITLPLIVSAVRTRLSKR
- a CDS encoding ABC transporter ATP-binding protein translates to MQDEIIRYESAGISFGRKKVLSDFSLCIRRGKKVLMKGKSGTGKSTLIKILMGFEKLSEGSVYYRGKPLSPQVAWQVRKEVAYVSQDTDLGEGPVKTLLEEVNSYRPNREKMKPEKLHMFMNELELEKDILDKNFENLSGGEKQRIGILIALLLERDIFLLDEATSALDSGLKKKVADSFLKQAGWTLFIVSHDREWESKEVEIVEIGKNGTDHTNS
- a CDS encoding ABC transporter permease; this encodes MASPDISITSLLLCFLLLIIPLAISYRIKLRISRATIDAVSRMTVQLVMAGVFLTYVFDLNNGALNMAWVLGMVVIASYTTIKNVELKMEKLLLPVVLSFMAANISVLLYFNEFVLDLGNLLEARYLIPVGGMILGNSLRGNIVGMGEFYEDIRRNENRYLYNLSLGASRYEALTPYIRKCLRSALKPTLANIATAGLVFLPGMMTGQILGGASPMLAIKYQISIMIALYVSTSMSTAFSIFSTIHTTFDEYGLVKKEIYREKRKRK